Proteins found in one Tsukamurella paurometabola DSM 20162 genomic segment:
- a CDS encoding GGDEF domain-containing protein: protein MAALILRVLFDPVGWRNAGRAEFAFMTRALTTVGGLGVLRVTIATLSVMLLPIGAFSVFMPYGPSTTGIRILYMTAATLGAVIGMFWIVRPWPTAGQAIAFLAASDVLLATGVTANRIPEARLSGATLLAMLGMYAAFLLGWRVLLVHCLACLLLISGQTVYGVVIDGRGFFDLVAYAAPAAIIVSALPVMIQAVIEISRLGITKVSREWYVDSLTGLLNRRGMEAWIARAVRHFATPDSVYISAIIDLDEFKAYNDTHGHLAGDALLASVGARLEESLPKTLVGRNGGDEFAVFGVRATRAEAQDIVESLGRLIRPRGGAAGDTIAASVGVAIGSAEYADRVRDLVAVADAALYDAKRSDERSMTVRDVAISPTSGHGSDTSRTLST from the coding sequence GTGGCCGCATTGATTCTGCGGGTCCTGTTCGATCCGGTGGGCTGGCGGAACGCGGGACGCGCCGAATTCGCCTTCATGACCCGAGCACTCACCACGGTGGGGGGCCTCGGCGTGCTCCGCGTCACCATCGCCACACTCAGCGTGATGCTGCTCCCGATCGGCGCCTTCTCGGTCTTCATGCCCTATGGACCGAGCACCACCGGTATACGCATTCTGTACATGACCGCAGCGACGCTCGGTGCGGTCATCGGCATGTTCTGGATCGTGCGGCCGTGGCCGACGGCCGGTCAGGCGATCGCCTTCCTGGCCGCATCCGACGTTCTTCTCGCGACGGGTGTCACGGCGAACCGGATCCCGGAGGCTCGGCTGTCCGGCGCGACTCTGCTGGCCATGCTGGGGATGTACGCGGCGTTCCTACTGGGGTGGCGCGTCCTGCTGGTGCACTGCCTGGCCTGTCTCCTGCTCATCTCGGGTCAGACCGTGTACGGGGTGGTGATCGATGGGCGCGGTTTCTTCGATCTGGTCGCCTACGCGGCGCCCGCCGCCATCATCGTGAGCGCTTTGCCGGTGATGATTCAAGCGGTTATCGAGATCAGCAGGCTGGGCATCACCAAGGTTTCCCGCGAGTGGTACGTCGACAGCCTGACCGGGCTGCTGAACCGGCGCGGTATGGAGGCGTGGATCGCCAGGGCGGTCAGACATTTCGCGACCCCTGATTCGGTGTACATCAGCGCGATCATCGACCTCGACGAGTTCAAGGCCTACAACGACACCCACGGCCACCTTGCCGGCGATGCGCTACTCGCCTCGGTCGGGGCGAGACTGGAGGAGAGCCTGCCCAAGACCTTGGTCGGCCGCAACGGCGGCGACGAGTTCGCCGTGTTCGGAGTCCGCGCGACACGCGCCGAGGCGCAGGACATCGTCGAGAGCCTCGGCCGGCTGATCCGCCCCCGTGGAGGTGCCGCGGGCGACACGATCGCGGCCAGTGTCGGCGTGGCGATCGGCTCCGCCGAGTATGCCGATCGCGTGCGCGATCTGGTCGCCGTGGCCGATGCCGCGCTGTACGACGCGAAGCGCAGCGACGAGCGGTCGATGACGGTTCGCGACGTTGCGATCTCACCGACTTCGGGACACGGCAGCGACACGTCGAGGACACTGAGCACGTAG
- a CDS encoding GGDEF domain-containing protein: MNATPRSRSTSVRPAHLLSLALRRGLLNREAWRTAGRDEYAFMWNGVSRLRGGRLAMRVVIGGIAVLMFPLSIVMVWHPMGPPDPLRVGLYIGALLASVALGVWWILDPWPRRGHAVFFVVCSDALILLGTAVLGAPASRICGTIYLGMIALLTAVLLGARILALQCAFSLTVLGVYVVTAQIFDGATLLDLYVYVAPAVTMEVGLPLFMQVIVELSRRGMTQIFTERNRDALTGLYSRQGMRLALRTLVRERRLEFCVVAMLDLDRFKQFNDAHGHPAGDLLLARTARTLRAELDGAVIARMGGDEFLLYAMRPSRYGADSVVRTLRRLVMASSGVAPIRGSIGAVVVRTPDAVALERAAVQADRALYEAKRDRSLRIVVRTPEDVRN, encoded by the coding sequence GTGAACGCCACGCCCAGGTCGCGGTCGACATCGGTGCGTCCGGCGCACCTGCTGTCGTTGGCCCTGCGCCGGGGCCTGCTCAACCGAGAGGCCTGGCGTACCGCGGGCCGGGACGAGTACGCGTTCATGTGGAACGGGGTTTCGCGGCTGCGCGGCGGTCGCCTGGCGATGCGCGTGGTGATCGGTGGGATCGCGGTCCTGATGTTCCCGCTGTCCATCGTGATGGTGTGGCATCCCATGGGGCCGCCCGATCCGCTTCGCGTGGGGTTGTACATCGGCGCCCTGCTCGCGAGCGTGGCTCTAGGGGTGTGGTGGATTCTTGATCCCTGGCCTCGGCGCGGGCACGCGGTGTTCTTCGTGGTGTGCTCGGACGCGTTGATCCTGCTGGGTACGGCGGTGCTGGGCGCTCCCGCTTCGCGGATCTGCGGCACCATCTACCTCGGGATGATCGCGCTGCTCACCGCAGTACTGCTCGGCGCTCGAATCCTCGCACTCCAGTGCGCCTTCTCGCTCACAGTGCTCGGCGTCTATGTGGTGACCGCGCAGATCTTCGACGGCGCGACCTTGCTCGACCTCTACGTCTACGTCGCGCCGGCCGTCACCATGGAGGTGGGCCTCCCGCTGTTCATGCAGGTGATCGTCGAGCTCTCGCGGCGTGGGATGACCCAGATCTTCACCGAGCGCAACCGTGATGCCCTGACGGGTCTGTACAGCCGGCAAGGAATGCGGTTGGCGCTGCGCACACTCGTCCGGGAGCGGCGTCTCGAATTCTGCGTCGTGGCGATGCTCGATCTCGACCGGTTCAAGCAGTTCAACGATGCGCACGGCCACCCCGCCGGGGACCTGCTCCTGGCCCGTACCGCCCGCACACTCCGCGCTGAGCTCGACGGTGCCGTGATCGCGCGGATGGGCGGCGACGAATTCCTGCTGTACGCGATGCGGCCGTCGCGCTACGGCGCCGACTCGGTGGTGCGCACGCTGCGGCGGCTGGTGATGGCATCCAGCGGCGTAGCGCCGATCCGCGGCAGTATCGGCGCCGTCGTGGTGCGGACCCCTGATGCGGTCGCCCTCGAGCGCGCGGCGGTTCAGGCCGATAGGGCGTTGTACGAGGCCAAGCGGGATCGTTCGCTGCGCATCGTGGTGCGTACCCCCGAGGATGTCCGAAACTAA
- a CDS encoding GGDEF domain-containing protein, with translation MTDSRRKPVTASRLARAAWRRLVDGEAWRNAGKAEFKFAQEGIAVHGGDNPLRWVVGGLALLMVPLCIGVLFQPMRPQNPVTMVVFVLASSGSLVVGLWWLTLKNPRRRDAVVFVAVADICLLVGCLAQDGPSRITGTIYLGMLAMLTAFLLGWRLLLVHCLFSVASIIAVTATTMVVNGYALMDLYVYLAPAITIEFALPVVVQVLVEFGRRGIGEAASERNHDALTGLYSRRGLQFALRRVLYKRGRGIAVVGLLDLDGFKQFNDSYGHLAGDQYLAETAQALRGGVRETLNARLGGDEFLIVAIRDLRADVDAVIDDLRALVTPGPSGERTIRGSIGIAVSEGLNRAEFAAAVAQADTALYEAKADRSLRIVIREVVAAPSPVPPWRAGLPAAPE, from the coding sequence GTGACTGATTCTCGGCGGAAGCCCGTCACCGCGAGTCGTCTCGCGCGGGCGGCCTGGCGGCGCCTGGTCGACGGTGAGGCCTGGCGCAACGCCGGAAAAGCGGAGTTCAAGTTCGCCCAGGAGGGGATCGCGGTCCACGGTGGCGATAACCCGCTCCGGTGGGTGGTCGGCGGACTCGCGCTGCTCATGGTGCCCCTGTGCATCGGCGTGTTGTTCCAGCCGATGCGGCCGCAGAACCCGGTCACGATGGTGGTCTTCGTGCTGGCGTCGAGTGGCAGCCTGGTGGTGGGGCTGTGGTGGCTCACACTGAAGAATCCGCGACGCCGCGACGCCGTCGTCTTCGTCGCGGTGGCCGATATCTGTCTACTCGTGGGATGCCTCGCGCAGGACGGCCCGTCGCGGATCACCGGAACCATCTATCTGGGCATGCTCGCCATGCTCACCGCCTTCCTCCTGGGGTGGCGGCTCCTGCTGGTCCACTGCCTGTTCTCGGTGGCATCGATCATCGCTGTCACGGCGACCACGATGGTGGTCAACGGGTACGCGCTGATGGATCTCTACGTCTATCTCGCTCCCGCGATCACCATCGAGTTCGCGTTGCCGGTGGTGGTGCAGGTGCTCGTCGAATTCGGCCGACGAGGTATCGGCGAGGCGGCCTCCGAACGCAACCACGACGCGCTCACCGGTCTCTACAGCAGACGCGGGCTCCAGTTCGCTCTGCGCCGGGTGTTGTACAAGCGCGGCAGGGGTATCGCGGTGGTCGGTCTCCTCGACCTGGATGGATTCAAACAGTTCAACGACTCCTACGGGCACCTGGCAGGCGACCAGTATCTGGCCGAGACCGCGCAGGCGCTGCGCGGTGGCGTCCGCGAGACACTCAATGCTCGTCTGGGTGGCGACGAGTTCCTCATCGTTGCGATTCGTGATCTGCGCGCCGATGTCGATGCGGTCATCGACGACCTGCGGGCCCTGGTGACACCGGGGCCGTCGGGGGAGCGGACGATTCGCGGCAGCATCGGTATCGCCGTCTCCGAGGGGCTCAACCGCGCTGAATTCGCGGCGGCGGTGGCCCAGGCCGATACCGCCCTCTACGAAGCGAAAGCCGATCGTTCCCTCCGGATCGTGATTCGTGAGGTGGTCGCCGCGCCCTCGCCGGTCCCACCGTGGCGGGCAGGGCTCCCGGCAGCTCCGGAGTGA
- a CDS encoding ABC-F family ATP-binding cassette domain-containing protein codes for MITATDLEVRAGVRTLLTAPGDQLRVQAGDRIGLVGRNGAGKTTTMRILAGEGEPYAGRVISTGDVGYLPQDPREGDLDVLAKDRVLSARGLDQIVAQMQKQQVRMAELLGDELDTAVRKYGNLEERFSSLGGYAAESEAARICNSLALPDRVLEQPLRTLSGGQRRRVELARILFAASDGSGGKSNTTLLLDEPTNHLDADSIGWLRTFLQNHDGGLIVISHDVDLLADVVNRVWFLDAVRGEADVYNMGWKKYIDARATDEQRRRRERANAEKKAGALRAQAAKMGAKATKAVAAQNMLRRAERMMSELDDVRVEDKTARIKFPAPAPCSKTPLMVKNLTKTYGSLEIFTGVDFAIDKGSRVVVLGLNGAGKTTLLKLLAGVETPDTGGLEPGRGLKIGYFAQEHDTLDDEASVWDNIRHASPDAGEQDLRSLLGAFMFTGPQLDQPAGTLSGGEKTRLALAGLVSSAANVLLLDEPTNNLDPVSREQVLEALRSYEGAVVLVTHDPGAAEALNPERVILLPDGTEDHWNEEYQELIELA; via the coding sequence GTGATTACCGCGACCGACCTCGAAGTCCGTGCCGGGGTCCGTACCCTGCTGACGGCCCCCGGCGATCAGCTGCGGGTGCAGGCGGGCGACCGCATCGGCCTGGTCGGGCGCAACGGCGCGGGGAAGACGACCACGATGCGCATCCTGGCGGGTGAGGGTGAGCCGTACGCGGGCAGGGTCATCTCCACCGGCGACGTCGGATACCTGCCGCAGGATCCGCGCGAGGGGGATCTGGACGTGCTGGCCAAGGATCGCGTGCTGTCGGCGCGCGGTCTCGACCAGATCGTCGCCCAGATGCAGAAGCAACAGGTCCGCATGGCCGAGCTGCTCGGCGACGAACTCGACACCGCGGTGCGCAAGTACGGCAATCTCGAGGAGCGGTTCTCGTCCCTCGGTGGGTACGCCGCCGAATCGGAGGCAGCCCGGATCTGCAACAGCCTGGCCCTGCCCGACCGAGTACTCGAGCAACCGCTGCGCACACTCTCCGGTGGACAGCGGCGTCGTGTGGAACTGGCGCGCATCCTGTTCGCGGCCTCGGACGGATCCGGTGGCAAGTCCAACACCACGTTGCTGCTCGATGAGCCGACCAACCACCTCGACGCCGACTCGATCGGCTGGCTGCGCACGTTCCTGCAGAACCACGACGGTGGCCTCATCGTGATCAGTCACGATGTGGACCTGTTGGCGGACGTGGTGAACCGCGTCTGGTTCCTCGACGCCGTGCGCGGCGAGGCCGATGTCTACAACATGGGGTGGAAGAAGTACATCGACGCTCGCGCCACCGACGAGCAACGCCGCCGCCGCGAACGCGCCAACGCCGAGAAGAAGGCGGGTGCGCTCCGGGCCCAGGCCGCGAAGATGGGGGCCAAGGCGACCAAGGCCGTCGCCGCGCAGAACATGCTCCGCCGCGCGGAGCGGATGATGAGCGAGCTCGACGATGTGCGGGTCGAGGACAAGACCGCGCGGATCAAGTTCCCCGCGCCGGCGCCGTGCAGCAAGACCCCGCTCATGGTCAAGAACCTCACCAAGACCTATGGGTCGCTGGAGATCTTCACGGGCGTCGACTTCGCGATCGACAAGGGCTCACGCGTGGTGGTGCTGGGCCTCAACGGTGCCGGCAAGACGACGCTGCTCAAGCTGCTCGCGGGCGTGGAGACACCGGACACCGGCGGGCTGGAGCCCGGGCGGGGCCTGAAGATCGGCTATTTCGCGCAGGAACACGACACCCTCGACGACGAGGCCTCCGTGTGGGACAACATCCGGCACGCGTCGCCGGATGCGGGGGAGCAGGACCTTCGAAGCCTGTTGGGCGCCTTCATGTTCACCGGGCCGCAGCTGGACCAACCCGCGGGCACCCTCTCCGGTGGTGAGAAGACGCGGCTGGCGCTCGCGGGACTGGTGTCGTCGGCGGCGAACGTCTTGCTCCTCGATGAGCCGACCAACAACCTGGACCCGGTGAGCCGCGAGCAGGTGCTGGAGGCACTGCGCTCCTACGAGGGCGCCGTGGTGTTGGTGACGCACGATCCGGGTGCCGCTGAGGCGCTGAACCCGGAGCGCGTGATCCTGCTGCCCGACGGGACCGAGGACCACTGGAACGAGGAGTACCAGGAGCTCATCGAGTTGGCCTGA
- a CDS encoding SDR family NAD(P)-dependent oxidoreductase: MRIDLSGRTALVTGSTQGIGLAIATGLARAGARVAVNGRTQDRVTDALAAIRAAVDDADVVGAVADITDEGDTERVVAELGAIDILVNNLGNFGAADPLSISDDEWRRYFEVNVLAATRLSRLVLPGMTAAGWGRILNIASDSAIVIPAEMIHYGVSKTALLGVSRGFAKAAAGTGVTVNSVIAGPTHTAGVEDFVYQLVDKALPWDEAQREFMRLHRPQSLIQRLIEPEEIANMVVYLSSPLASATTGGAVRVDGGYVDSILP, encoded by the coding sequence GATCTGAGCGGCAGGACCGCACTCGTCACCGGATCCACCCAGGGCATCGGGCTGGCCATCGCGACCGGACTGGCCCGGGCGGGAGCACGGGTCGCCGTCAACGGTCGCACGCAGGACCGCGTCACCGACGCGCTCGCTGCCATCCGGGCTGCGGTCGACGATGCCGACGTCGTCGGTGCGGTCGCGGACATCACTGACGAGGGCGACACCGAGCGCGTCGTGGCCGAACTCGGCGCGATCGACATCCTGGTCAACAACCTCGGAAACTTCGGGGCCGCCGACCCGCTCTCGATCAGCGACGACGAGTGGCGGCGCTACTTCGAGGTGAACGTGCTGGCCGCCACCCGACTCTCGCGGCTGGTGCTACCCGGTATGACCGCGGCGGGCTGGGGCCGAATCCTCAACATCGCCAGCGATTCCGCGATCGTGATCCCCGCCGAAATGATCCACTACGGCGTCTCCAAGACGGCACTGCTCGGGGTCTCGCGAGGATTCGCGAAGGCGGCGGCCGGCACCGGCGTCACGGTCAATTCGGTGATCGCCGGACCGACTCACACCGCGGGAGTCGAGGATTTCGTCTACCAGCTCGTCGACAAGGCCCTGCCGTGGGACGAGGCGCAACGCGAGTTCATGCGCCTGCACCGCCCGCAGTCGCTGATCCAGCGGCTCATCGAGCCGGAGGAGATCGCGAACATGGTGGTCTACCTCAGCTCGCCGCTCGCCTCCGCCACCACCGGCGGCGCCGTCCGCGTGGATGGCGGATACGTGGACTCGATCCTCCCCTGA